From a region of the Microterricola gilva genome:
- a CDS encoding fatty acid desaturase family protein, whose amino-acid sequence MSETTAAPDTSAGATASVTITKPSVRIVRTKPGGDRKNPTTEYSALLHTVRNLGLLRRTTWFYWMVFGILLAALGGIVTGFVLLGDSWFQLLMAGALGIVLTQFAFLAHEASHRTVFESGKANDRAGRILANAFVGISYSWWMTKHSRHHSNPNVVGKDPDIDNDFIVFQPDEAAKVNRLHAVVTRKQGWLFFPMLTLEGLNLHMHGLRTVMGKGKVDKRGLEISMIVTRLAAYLAVLFIFLPVGMAFAFLGVQLAVFGVYMGASFAPNHKGMPILPHDSKVDFLRRQVLTSRNIRGGWGMLTFMGGLNYQIEHHLFPNMPRPHLRKAQELVKEYCQNHSIAYTETGLFQSYGIVVDYLNRVGLSARDPFDCPMTQRFRTH is encoded by the coding sequence ATGAGCGAAACAACCGCTGCACCCGACACCTCTGCTGGAGCCACGGCATCCGTGACGATCACGAAGCCCTCCGTGCGCATCGTTCGCACGAAGCCGGGCGGTGACCGCAAGAACCCCACGACCGAGTACTCTGCGCTGCTGCACACCGTGCGCAACCTCGGGCTGCTGCGCCGGACCACCTGGTTCTACTGGATGGTGTTCGGAATCCTGCTCGCCGCGCTCGGCGGCATCGTCACCGGCTTCGTGCTGCTCGGCGACAGCTGGTTCCAGCTGCTCATGGCCGGCGCGCTCGGCATCGTGCTGACCCAGTTCGCCTTCCTGGCGCACGAGGCGTCGCACCGCACGGTGTTCGAGTCCGGCAAGGCCAACGACCGCGCGGGCCGGATCCTTGCCAACGCTTTCGTCGGCATCAGCTACTCGTGGTGGATGACGAAGCACTCCAGGCACCACTCCAACCCGAACGTCGTGGGCAAGGACCCCGACATCGACAACGACTTCATCGTGTTCCAGCCGGACGAGGCCGCCAAGGTCAACCGACTGCACGCCGTCGTCACCCGCAAGCAGGGCTGGCTGTTCTTCCCGATGCTCACCCTCGAGGGCCTGAACCTGCACATGCACGGCCTGCGCACGGTCATGGGCAAGGGCAAGGTCGACAAGCGCGGCCTCGAGATCAGCATGATCGTCACCCGCCTCGCCGCCTACCTTGCGGTGCTCTTCATCTTCCTGCCCGTCGGAATGGCCTTCGCCTTCCTCGGTGTGCAGCTGGCCGTCTTCGGCGTCTACATGGGCGCATCCTTCGCCCCGAACCACAAGGGCATGCCGATCCTCCCCCACGACTCCAAGGTCGACTTCCTGCGCCGCCAGGTGCTCACGAGCCGCAACATCCGCGGCGGCTGGGGCATGCTCACCTTCATGGGCGGCCTCAACTACCAGATCGAGCACCACCTGTTCCCGAACATGCCGCGCCCGCACCTGCGCAAGGCCCAGGAGCTCGTCAAGGAGTACTGCCAGAACCACTCGATCGCCTACACCGAGACCGGGCTGTTCCAGAGCTACGGCATCGTCGTGGACTACCTGAACCGGGTGGGGCTGTCGGCCCGCGATCCCTTCGACTGCCCGATGACGCAGCGGTTCCGCACGCACTAA
- a CDS encoding YeiH family protein produces the protein MKWLPGVALAGAAALVAWAIHALIPAIPLLTAAVAIGIIVGQIPAARGALNGILAPGLSVASKQFMRLGIVLLGLKLSLVDILGLGWLSIVMIVAIVLLTFVGTIGLGRAFGLPGHQPLLIATGFSICGASAIGAMSGVVKAKDEETATPIALVTLCGTLAIAVLPLLWHPLGLSNEQFGQWVGASVHDVGQVVATAQIAGPAALAVAIVVKLTRVLMLAPVVAVAAGVERRRHGAAVELATRTGAAAPDAAARPPIVPLFVAGFLAAVLVRTLFPVPESVLEVADWLQTALLAMALFGLGSAVRLGELVRTGWRALLVGLLSWTLIASLAYGAVQLP, from the coding sequence GTGAAGTGGTTGCCCGGCGTTGCTCTCGCGGGTGCCGCGGCCCTCGTGGCGTGGGCGATCCACGCGCTCATTCCGGCGATACCGCTGCTCACGGCCGCCGTGGCGATCGGCATCATCGTCGGGCAGATCCCCGCCGCCCGCGGCGCGCTGAACGGGATCCTCGCGCCGGGGCTCTCCGTTGCCTCCAAGCAGTTCATGCGCCTCGGCATCGTGCTCCTCGGGCTGAAACTCAGCCTGGTCGACATCCTCGGCCTCGGCTGGCTGTCGATCGTCATGATCGTCGCGATCGTGCTGCTCACCTTCGTCGGCACGATCGGCCTCGGCCGCGCGTTCGGCCTGCCCGGTCACCAGCCACTGCTCATCGCGACCGGGTTCTCGATCTGCGGCGCCTCGGCGATCGGCGCGATGAGCGGTGTCGTCAAGGCCAAGGACGAGGAGACGGCGACGCCCATCGCCCTCGTCACGTTGTGCGGAACGCTCGCCATCGCCGTGCTGCCGCTGCTCTGGCATCCGCTCGGCCTCAGCAACGAGCAGTTCGGCCAGTGGGTCGGAGCGAGCGTGCACGATGTCGGTCAGGTCGTCGCGACAGCGCAGATCGCTGGGCCGGCCGCCCTCGCCGTCGCGATCGTCGTCAAGCTCACCCGTGTGCTCATGCTGGCACCGGTTGTCGCCGTCGCCGCCGGCGTCGAACGCCGCAGACACGGCGCGGCCGTGGAGCTCGCCACCCGCACCGGCGCGGCAGCACCGGACGCCGCCGCCCGCCCGCCGATCGTGCCGCTGTTCGTGGCCGGGTTCCTCGCCGCCGTGCTCGTGCGCACCCTGTTCCCCGTGCCGGAGAGCGTGCTCGAGGTCGCCGACTGGCTGCAGACGGCGCTGCTCGCGATGGCGCTGTTCGGGCTCGGCTCCGCGGTGCGCCTCGGCGAACTCGTGCGCACCGGCTGGCGTGCCCTCCTCGTCGGTCTGCTCAGCTGGACACTGATCGCCTCCCTCGCCTACGGCGCGGTGCAACTGCCCTGA
- a CDS encoding sirohydrochlorin chelatase: MASSRPALVGISHGTSSPDGRAAVAALMHRVAAAHPELTVARGFVDVERPNPRETLAALPDRRRAVVVPLLLSAGYHVHVDLSRAVAAETERPVTLAAALGPDDRLVALLRHRLDQAGLLDDDVLILAAAGSSDHRAVADCRVIAERLAAASGREVIIGFLSAVEPRLADAVGAARAAEPGRRIVVSSYLLAPGYFHSLAEQAGADVVTAPLLTAAEPAPELLVEVVASRYREAV, translated from the coding sequence ATGGCCAGCTCTCGCCCCGCCCTCGTCGGCATCTCGCACGGCACGTCGTCCCCGGACGGCCGTGCCGCTGTCGCCGCCCTGATGCACAGGGTGGCCGCCGCACACCCCGAGCTGACCGTCGCCCGTGGCTTCGTCGACGTGGAGCGCCCGAATCCCCGCGAGACGTTGGCGGCGCTGCCCGATCGGCGCCGGGCCGTCGTTGTGCCGCTTCTGCTCTCGGCCGGCTACCACGTGCATGTCGACCTCAGCCGGGCGGTTGCGGCGGAAACCGAGCGGCCGGTGACGCTCGCCGCGGCTCTCGGCCCCGACGACCGGCTCGTGGCGCTACTGCGACACCGCCTGGATCAGGCCGGCCTCCTGGACGACGACGTGCTCATCCTCGCCGCGGCCGGGTCCAGCGATCACCGTGCCGTCGCCGACTGCCGGGTCATCGCCGAACGCCTCGCCGCGGCATCAGGCCGGGAGGTCATCATCGGATTCCTCTCCGCCGTCGAGCCGAGGCTCGCGGATGCCGTCGGCGCCGCTCGTGCCGCCGAGCCGGGTCGGCGCATCGTCGTGAGCAGTTATCTGCTGGCACCGGGCTACTTCCACTCGCTCGCAGAACAGGCGGGCGCGGATGTCGTGACCGCGCCGCTGCTGACCGCCGCTGAGCCGGCTCCGGAGCTCCTCGTCGAGGTCGTTGCCAGCCGATATCGCGAAGCAGTGTAG